A single region of the Saprospiraceae bacterium genome encodes:
- the recN gene encoding DNA repair protein RecN, which translates to MIQRLHIRNYAIIESLEINFSKGLTIITGETGAGKSILLGALGLIMGDRADTKSLYNEDQKCVIEGYFNIRPYELSAFFTENELDYEDDLIVRREIAPSGKSRAFINDTPVNLKVLQELSSSLIDLHLQFDTLDIHKVSFQLRMLDALAGNKKELAEYQTLFREYQQKGKHLEDLIASNQRAAKEMDFNQFLFDELQQAQLVSGEHQALDEEHTRLSNAEEIKQTLGSVYQQLIESEHAIMGQLQAIHHNLLKMGKVDRQIGEIQEQFSNLMGGLEDLANDCEKIADKTEYDEERIITLNDRLTLIDHLLKKHQVNEVEELLAIQETLEQKLSAFSDSDSAIAAMQAWMKKQAVILKEKALGLRKKRQEIVSSFENKVQEMLGQLAMPAARIQVVMDPLETFSSTGLDEVYFLFAANKGSRLQQIKDVASGGELSRLTLVTKSLVASAIPLPTLIFDEIDTGISGDVALRMGNILRSLSNHHQVVSITHSPQIAAKADAHYFVYKAEKPDRTITKVRALEKEERIRAIATMLSQNPPSESALENARELIGE; encoded by the coding sequence ATGATTCAACGCCTTCATATCCGAAACTACGCTATTATTGAGTCGCTGGAGATCAATTTCTCCAAAGGGCTCACCATTATCACCGGCGAAACTGGCGCTGGTAAGTCTATTTTGCTAGGTGCCTTGGGCCTAATCATGGGGGATCGGGCAGATACCAAGTCTTTGTACAATGAAGACCAGAAATGTGTTATTGAAGGGTATTTTAATATTCGCCCTTATGAACTTTCTGCTTTTTTTACAGAGAATGAGCTCGATTATGAGGATGACCTTATTGTCAGACGGGAAATAGCTCCTTCAGGAAAGTCGAGGGCCTTTATTAACGACACACCTGTCAACCTCAAAGTATTGCAAGAGCTAAGCTCTTCCCTAATTGACCTGCACCTCCAATTCGACACCTTGGATATTCACAAGGTCTCCTTCCAACTGCGCATGCTCGATGCTTTGGCAGGCAATAAAAAAGAGCTAGCAGAATACCAAACCCTTTTCAGGGAATACCAGCAAAAAGGGAAACACCTGGAAGACCTGATCGCGAGCAACCAACGTGCTGCTAAAGAAATGGATTTCAATCAGTTTTTATTTGATGAACTTCAGCAGGCTCAATTGGTAAGTGGAGAGCACCAGGCGCTTGATGAAGAACATACTCGGCTTTCGAATGCAGAAGAAATCAAACAGACCTTGGGCAGTGTCTACCAGCAATTGATAGAAAGTGAACATGCCATAATGGGGCAATTGCAGGCGATCCACCACAACTTGCTCAAAATGGGAAAGGTGGACCGGCAAATAGGCGAGATACAGGAGCAGTTTTCGAATTTGATGGGTGGTTTGGAGGATTTGGCCAATGACTGTGAGAAAATAGCTGATAAAACAGAGTATGATGAGGAGCGGATTATTACCTTGAATGACCGCCTTACCCTCATCGACCATTTGCTCAAAAAGCATCAAGTGAATGAAGTAGAAGAATTATTAGCTATCCAGGAAACACTTGAACAGAAACTTAGTGCTTTTTCTGACTCCGATTCCGCTATCGCAGCCATGCAGGCCTGGATGAAAAAACAAGCGGTCATTCTAAAAGAAAAAGCCCTGGGTCTGCGTAAAAAAAGACAAGAAATCGTCAGCAGTTTTGAAAATAAGGTGCAGGAGATGCTGGGGCAATTAGCCATGCCAGCTGCCCGCATTCAGGTTGTAATGGACCCGTTAGAGACCTTCTCCAGCACGGGTTTGGATGAAGTTTACTTTTTATTTGCGGCCAATAAAGGCAGCCGGTTGCAACAGATAAAGGATGTAGCGTCAGGGGGCGAGCTTTCGCGGCTGACCTTGGTCACCAAGTCCTTGGTAGCTAGCGCCATCCCCTTACCGACGCTTATTTTTGATGAAATTGATACGGGTATTTCTGGTGATGTCGCCTTGCGAATGGGTAACATTTTACGCAGTTTATCCAATCATCACCAGGTTGTTTCCATTACCCATTCTCCTCAAATTGCGGCCAAAGCCGATGCCCATTATTTTGTTTATAAAGCCGAAAAACCAGACCGGACTATTACTAAAGTACGCGCACTAGAAAAGGAAGAAAGAATCAGAGCCATTGCAACCATGCTTAGCCAAAATCCGCCCAGTGAGTCGGCCCTGGAGAATGCAAGAGAGTTGATTGGGGAATGA
- a CDS encoding SDR family oxidoreductase — protein sequence MANNLLAGKRGIIFGALDDKSIAWKIAERCVEEGAQITLTNAPVALRFGQINELGEKLNAKIIPADATSMEDLENLFTQSMEFLGGKVDFVLHSIGMSLNVRKGRAYTDLNYDFMHKTFDISAMSFHRMMQTIWKLDAINEWGSILGLTYIAAQRVFPDYNEMAESKALLESFARSFGYHFGVEKKVRVNTVSQSPTMTTAGSGVKGFTEFFGYADKMSPLGNASSEACADYCVTLFSDLTRMVTMQNLYHDGGFSNMGMSPRVLEG from the coding sequence ATGGCAAATAATCTTTTAGCAGGAAAACGAGGTATCATTTTTGGCGCACTTGATGATAAATCAATTGCCTGGAAAATTGCAGAACGCTGCGTGGAAGAAGGCGCACAAATTACCTTGACCAATGCACCTGTCGCTTTGCGATTTGGACAAATCAATGAACTCGGAGAAAAGCTGAACGCCAAAATTATTCCAGCGGATGCCACCAGTATGGAGGATTTGGAAAACCTTTTCACCCAATCTATGGAATTTTTAGGGGGTAAAGTTGACTTTGTGCTGCATTCTATTGGTATGTCACTGAATGTCCGAAAGGGTCGGGCTTATACGGACCTCAATTACGATTTTATGCACAAAACCTTTGATATCTCTGCCATGTCTTTCCACCGGATGATGCAAACCATCTGGAAATTGGATGCCATCAATGAGTGGGGCTCTATCCTGGGTTTGACTTATATCGCTGCTCAACGGGTATTTCCTGATTATAACGAAATGGCGGAATCTAAAGCACTTTTAGAGTCATTTGCACGTAGCTTTGGCTATCATTTTGGGGTAGAGAAAAAGGTGCGAGTAAATACTGTTTCGCAATCGCCAACGATGACTACTGCCGGTAGCGGGGTAAAAGGTTTTACGGAGTTTTTCGGTTATGCTGATAAGATGTCGCCATTGGGCAATGCGTCTTCTGAGGCTTGTGCAGACTATTGTGTGACCTTGTTTTCTGACCTGACGCGCATGGTAACGATGCAGAATTTGTACCACGATGGTGGGTTTTCTAATATGGGAATGAGCCCTAGGGTCTTGGAGGGGTAG